The sequence below is a genomic window from Curtobacterium sp. MCPF17_002.
TCGGAGCACGCGGGAGCGTCTACAAGGTGAACCCGTGGAACGGCGCCGTGCAGCGCGTCGCGACCGGGTTCGTCGGCGCGACGAACCTCGCGGTCGACCAGCGGTCCGGCGCAGTGCTCGTCACCGAGCTGTTCGGCGGCGCAGCCGGTACCGGTCAGATCTCGGTCGTCTCGCCGTGGTCGGGTCGCACGGTGCAGACCTTCGCGGTGAGCTCGCCCGCCGCGATCGAACTCCGGAACGGCGCCGTGTACGCCACCACCGACGCGTTCGTGCCGGACGAGACCGGCAACCCGCAGCCCATCGGGAAGGTGGTCCGCTGGAGCATCAGCGACAGCCACAACCACTCCCGCTGGGGTGACGACGGGGCGCGCGGCTGGCAGTGAGGGACCGGGCGGACGACGGGAACTGACGTCGTGGAGATCGATCCGAGCGAGTACCGCCGCACGCTGGACCGTGCGGCGGTGCACGCGCTCGACTGGATCACCAGCCTGCCCGACCGGACGGTCCGACCGGAACTGGACGTCGAGGGCGTGCTCGCTGCCCTCGACCGTCCGCTCCCGGCCGGGCCGTCCGACCCGGCCGGGGTCGTCGACGAGCTCGCGGCGCTCGCCGGACCCGGGCTCATGGCGATGCCGTCCGGGCGGTTCTTCGGGTGGGTGATCGGCGGGACGCTGCCCGCCGCGATGGGTGCTGACTGGCTGGTGAGCGCCTGGGACCAGAACGCAGCCATGCGCTACCCGACGCCGGCCACCGCCGCGCTCGAACAGGTCGCGGGCACGTGGCTGCTCGACGTGCTCGGGCTGCCACCGGAGTCCGACGTCGGCTTCACGACCGGCGCGACGATGGCCAACTGGACCGGGCTCGCGGCGGCTCGCGCCTGGGTGCTCGACGGCGTCGGGTGGGACGTCAACACCGCCGGGCTCACCGGTGCGCCGCAGGTGACCGTCCTCGCCGGCGCGGAACGGCACACCTCCCTCGACCTCGCACTCCGCTACCTGGGGTTCGGGACGCCGACGCTCGTCGACGCGGACGACCAGGGACGGATCCTCGTCGACGACCTCCGGGCACACCTCGACCGGGTCGACGGGCCGGTGATCGCCTGCCTGCAGGCGGGCAACCTGCACTCCGGGGCGTTCGACCCGATGCGCGCCGCGATCGCGCTCGCCCACGAGCACGGTGCGTGGGTGCACGTCGACGGCGCGTTCGGGTTGTGGGCGGCCGCGAGTCCGGCGTTCCGAGCGGCGGTCGGAGGCGGTTCCGGTTCCGGTCCCGGTTCCGGCGACGGCGAGGGTTCCGACGGCGGTGCCGGTTCCGGCCTGGACGGGATCGAGACGGCGGACTCGTGGGCGACCGACGCGCACAAGACCCTCAACGTGCCCTACGACTGCGGGGTCGCGATCGTCTCCCGGCCGTCCGTCACCCGAGCCGCACTCGGGACGAGCACGGCGTACCTCATCCGCGACCCGGCGGACGTCTCCGAACCGTTCGACCTCGTGCCCGAGATGTCCCGGCGGGCCCGGGGCGTCCCGGTGTGGGCGGCACTCCGCCAGCTCGGACGGAGCGGCGTCGTCGACCTCGTCGACGGCCTCGTCGCGAACGCCCGAGCCCTGGCCGACGGACTCCGGGCGCTCCCCGGCGCGCAGGTCGTCAACGACGTCGTGTTCACCCAGGTGTGCGTGACGTTCGGCTCCGACGAGCGCACCAGGGCCGTCACCGCCCGGCTCATCGAGGAGGGAGCGGTGTGGATGTCCGGCTCGCGGTGGCGCGGGCTCGACGTCCTCCGCATCTCCGTCAGCAACTGGTCGACGGACGACGACGACGTGCGGTTCGCGATCGAGGCGGTGCGCCGCGCGGTCGACGCGACCGCGCGGTGAGGGACAGCACGGTTTCGGACGGCGTGGTTTCGGACGGTGCGGTGCGGTGCGGTGCGGGGACGGCGCGGTGCGGGGACGAACCGGTCCCCGATCTCCGCGGCGGGCGTACGCTCGCGCTCGTCAGCACGCTCCTCGACGACGAGAGCAGGTCCACCGTGCGCCGATCAACCAAGGCACTCCTCGCGATCGTGACGGTCGCCGGTCTCGCGACCACGTTCCTCCAGGCCGGTGCCGACGCGGTACCAGCGCTCGCCGCGGGCACGACGTCCGCACCTGGCGGGGCCCTGACCCACCAGGGCGGCGCGGCACCCACGCACCAGAACCCGATGGCGCTCGCGCTGCCCGACGGGCAGACGGCGGCGAGCTGCGCGGACCCGACCGTCATCCGCGGCGCCGGGCGCGACCGGAACTGGTACCTGTACTGCACGACCGACGCGCTGACCGCGAGCGAGCAGAACCCGGACGGTTCCCTCGTGCAGCACGGCGTGCCGACCTACCGGTCCACCGACCTCACCCACTGGACGTACGTGAACGACGCCTTCCCGACGAAGCCCGCATGGGTGGGGAACGCCAACGGCATCTGGGCCCCCGACGTCGTGTACCGCGCCGGCAGTCACGGCAGCGCCGGGACCTGGTACCTCTACTACGCCGCGTCGGACACCCCGACCGCGACGGCCCCCACCGGCGGTGGATCGGCAGTGGGCGTGGCGACGAGCTCCAGCCCGACCGGGCCGTGGACCGACTCCGGCGGACCCGTGGTCGCTCCGGGAGGGCGTTGGGAGTTCGACCCGGAGGTCATCACCGACGGGGGGAGCACCTACGTGTACTTCGGCAGCTACTTCGGCGGCGTGAACGTCCGGCGTCTGACTGCCGACGGCCTGCGCTCCGACCCGTCGACGGAGCGGCAGATCGCGATCGACAACCGGTACGAGGGCGCGTACCTGATGCACCACGACGGGTGGTGGTACTTCATGGGATCCGCCACGAACTGCTGCAACGGCGCCCTCACCGGGTACGGCGTCTTCGTCGCCCGATCCCGCAGCCCGCTCGGCCCGTTCACCGACCAGGACGGGGTCGCCATCACCAGCACCCGGGTCGGCGGCACACCGATGCTCGCGCAGAACGGGAACCGCTGGGTCGGGACCGGGCACAACACCGTCGTCACCGACTTCGCCGGGCAGGACTGGATCGTCTACCACGCGGTCGACCGGAAGGACCCGTACTACGCGGGGCAGGCGACCTACACGAAGCGTCCGGTGCTCATCGACCCGCTCGACTGGGTACGGGGCTGGCCGGTGGTCCGCGGAGGCGCCGGACCCTCCGACACCGTGCAACCGGGCCCCGTGGCGCAGCCGGGGCAGCGGGCGACGTACCGCGCGTCGATCGCCACAGTGGACGTGCCGGGGCGGTTGATCCGCTCGGCCTCGACGTCGTTCGACGGCTCCGCGCTGCCACCCGCGCTCACCTGGACCCGCGAACCCGCCGCGTCGACCTGGACCGTCAGCGGCGGTGCGTTCCGCTGGCAGACGCAGGCCGCCGACATCCACCCGCCGGCGACGCCGCTCGCCTCGGTGCTCACCGAACCGGCGCCGCGCGGCGACTACGTCCTCCAGACGACCGTCGCCGTCGACACCCCGGCCACCGGCGACGGGGTGAACTACGTGCAGGGCGGGCTCATCGTGTACGGGGACGACGGCAATTACGTCCGCCTGACCTCGAACTCGATCTTCAACACGCGGCAGACGGAGTTCGGGAAGGAGGTCTCGCCGCAACCCGCGGGAGCGCCGAACTACGGGAACATGGTCGTCGGGCCGGTGGGGGACCGGACGACGCTGCGGATCGTGCACCGTGTCGTCGGCGGGGACGACCGGTACACCGCGTACACCAGCGTCGACGGTCGGCACTTCGTCCGGGGTGGGACCTGGACCGCGGACCTCGGGTCGAGCCCGCGGGTCGGGCTGATCTCGCTCGGTGGGGCGGGGTTCACGAGCACGTTCGACGACCTGCGGGTGAGCACGGTGCGGACGGCGGACTCTGCGCGGTGAGATCGCACTTTCGCGGCCCTCGCCGGCCCCGTCGGCCGCGAAAGTGCGATCTCACGCGTCAGAAACCCGCCCCGAGGCGGCGTCCTCGCCCCCGTTGAGCCGGAGAACGAAGTCCGGTCGGCCCCCGCTCCGCCGCGATGCGATGATGCATCGTTGCGTGCTGCTGCCGAGAACGAGGGTGTGATGGGTCCGAGTGAAGGACACGAGGGGCGATCACCGCTCCTCGACGGGCGGTACCGCCTCGAAGCGGCGATCGGGCAGGGCGGGATGTCCGTCGTGTACCGCGGGGTGGACGAGAGCCTCCACCGCCCGGTCGCGATCAAGGTCTTCCACGCCGGCATCGTCGACATCGCCCGGCAGGAGGCCGAGCTCGGCGTCCTCGCCTCCCTCGAGCACCACAACCTCGTCAGCCTGCTCGACGCCGGCATCGTCACCGGCCAGGACGGCACGCAGCAGCGCTTCATCGTGATGGCGCTCGTCGTCGGCCAGGACCTCGAGGCCCGACTGTCCGTCGGCCCGCTCGCGTCGCGGCACATCGCCGAGATCGGCTACGACATGGCCGAGGCGCTCCACTACATCCACGCCCACGGTGTCGTGCACCGCGACATCAAGCCGTCGAACATCCTGCTCGTCGACTACGGCAACGACTCCGACCGTGCCCGTGCCCGGCTGACGGACTTCGGCATCGCGCTCGCCGCAGGGGTCGAGCGGCTGACGGCCGACGGCGTGACGACGGGCACGGCCGCCTACCTCAGCCCGGAGCAGGCGCGCGGTGGCGACGTCGGGCCGGCGAGCGACGTGTACTCGCTCGGCCTCGTCCTGTTGCAGTGCTTCACCCGGCGCCGGGAGTTCCCCGGCTCACTGGTCGAGTCCGCCGTCGCACGGCTCTCCCGCGACCCCGTCGTCCCCGAGCCCCTGCCCGAGCACTGGAAGCAGCTGCTCCGCGCGATGACCGCGCAGGACCCGGCCGCGCGCCCACTCGGTGCCGAACTCGTCACGCTGCTGCGGGACGTCGTCATCGCCGAGACCTCCGGCAGCGACCACGTCGTCGACCCCACGGTCGACACCGCGCCGATGCCCGCCGAGCCCCGGCCCGGCACCGACGCCGGCAGCACCGGCACCGGCACCGGCACCGGGACCCGCACCGGCACCGACCCCGACGCGGCCCGCCCCGCCACGCTCGACTCCCTACCCAACGAGTCCCTGCAGCGCACGACGGCGATGGCTGCCCGGCTCTTCGACGCTCCGATCGCCCTGGTCGAGGTGCTCGACGAGGACCGCGAGTGGTCGCAGTCCTACATCGCCGAAGGTGTCGACGAGTCCGCACGGAGCATCAGCTTCCGGAACGGCTTCGCACCCGTGCCGATCCCGGTCGTCATCCCGGACGGCTCCACGCACCCGGAGATGCAGCACAGCCCGCTCGTCACCGGTCCGCTCGGCATCCGGTTCTACGTCAGCGTGCCGCTGGTCAAGCACGACGGGACCGCGATCGGCACCCTCGCCGTGCTCGACACCCGTGCTCGCCAGGCGACCGAGGCGGACCTCGAGAACCTCCGTGACCTGGCCGCGCTGGCCGTCACGCAGCTCGAGCTCCGGCAGGAGTCGCTCCGCACCACGAGCGAGTCCATCCCGCTCGGGCAGCGGACCGGCAACTAGCCGTCAGCCCTCGGTGAGCGCCGCCGCGTAGGCACGGACCGACCGGTTGTAGCGCGGCAGCGTCGGCTCGACAGCCTCGATCGCCACGCGGAGGGCTTCGTCGTGCCGCCCGGCGCTGTGCAGCGCGAGCGCGAGGAACACCCGCGGCGCGGCACCGGTCGCCGGGTGCTCGGGGGCGTCTCGGAGCATCGCGATCGCTTCCTCGACACGACCGAGGTTCCTCAGGGTCGATGCGTGCTGCACGACGAGCTGCGCGGCGCGCACCGGGTCGACGTCCGCCAGACCGGCGGCCGTCGCGGCCGTGTAGTGCACGTCCGCCTCGGCCTCGTGCCCCGCGGAGTCGAGCGCCCCGCCCAGTTCGAACGCACCGAGCGCGGGGTGCGGTGCACGCGCCGCCAGGTCGCGCATGCGCGCGGTGCGCGCCGCGTCGTCGACGGTCTCGTCACTCCAGAGAGCGGCGATCTGGTGCTCCCAATCACCGGCCTGGAGGCGCGTCACATCTCCGCCACGCGCCTCCCGTCCGGTGGTGGTCGCGTCGTGCGTCTCGGTCATGCGGACCAGGGTAGTGGCGCGGACGGCGGGGCCGGCGTGGTCGTTGCGCGCGCGGCCTTGCGACGTCGCGGTTGTCGTACGACTGCGGCTTCGACGCTGGTTGCGCGCGGCGGTCAGCGCTGGGGGAGGAGGCCGTCGGCGACCGTCGCGCGGAAGGACCGCACGAGGGGGATGTCCGGGCGGACGAGGGCCGGCTGCTGCCAGGCGAGCGCGGAGCCGACGGCGGGGTACTCGGCGGCGCGGACGAACCACGGGTCGTGGTGGTCGAGCGCTTCGAGCCGGATCGAGGCCGGGCTGCCGTCGAAGACCGCTGACCACTCGACCCAGGGTGCGACCGACCCGTGCACGGCGTCCTCGCCCTCCGCGTTGGCGGTGCGGACGGTGATGTCGTCGCAGGCGGCGAACCGCCAGAAGAACCCGCCGTAGCCCGCGCCGACCCGGCCGTTGCTGCCCGGGCCGCCGAGGTGGACCACGTGCGGGCCGGGGGAGCGGAACGACGACGACCAGGTCAGCTCCCAGCCGCTGTCGACCGTTCGCCACGCGAGGAGGCGGTCCTCGTGGAGGACCACCGCGCGGTCCGGCCCGCGCCAGACGAGCTCCTGCGTGGTCGTCCCACCGTGCTGCCCACCGTGCTGCTCGGCGTGCACGACCTCGACGCTGCCGTGGTCATCCCGCCAGACGTAGCCCTGGCCGTGCACGTACGTCCGACCACCCCAGCAGTTGACGCCCTCCACGTCGGGGACGGCGAACCCGACACCGCAGTGCCAGTCGTGGTCGGCGGGGTGGTGCGCCGTGACGACGGAGCCGCCGAGCGTCCGGACGGGGTGCAGGTACGGACGGGGGGAGGACGTGGCGATGGTGCCGGCGCCGTCACGTTCGGTGGCGACCTCCGCCCCGTCGACGCGCAGGACCTGCAGCACCTCGTCCGTGGCGGTGTGGGCCCAGGGGGCGCCGACCTCGGAGAACAGCGCGCGTTCGTCCGCCGCGCGGTCGACGATCGCCTCGATGTCGGTCACCAGCGGTCGTCGGTCGGGGCCCTCGCCCTCCCACGTCACCCAGGGGTGGTCGATCTGGACGGGTTCGGTGGCGCGGACGGCCTCGAGGACCTCGACGAACGCCCCCGTGGAGACGAGCGGCACGAGCAGCTCGTCGCCGGACGACCGGTGCGCGAGGAGGTTCTCGAGCAGGTCGGTCCGGCCCACGGCCTCGGTGACGCCGTCCACCGTGACCTCGTCCGACGTGTAGTGCAGGACCGCGCTGCCGGTCGTGCCGCGGACCCGCACGGTGGGGAGTACCTCGCTCGGCCCGCAGAGCGTGAGGGCGGCGGTCGCCTCGAGCCCGGCGGCCGAGGTGACCCGGACAGCCGAGGTGTCGTCACCGTCGATCGCGTTCGCCCGGTACAGCTCGACCTCGACCCGCGCGACGTCGGCCGCGCGACGGCAGCCGACCAACGCCAGGGCGGTCGCGACGGCGTGCGCGAGGGGGTTCGTGACGACGCCGTCGAGCACGTCGACCCCGCCGACCCGGCGCCGTCCGGCCCACCCGGAGCGGTCCCAGTACGCACGGCTCCGCGTCCAGGTGCCGACGGCGGCGGCGGAGCGGACCGTGCCGACGAGCGACCCGTCGCGGAAGGCGGGGAGCGCATCGGAGCCGAGACTCTGGAACCCGACCTGGACGACACGGCCGGTCCGGCGCTCGGCGTCGAGCAGGCTGGCGAGGGCCTCACGGGTGGTCACCGGCGGCTTCTCGAGGAGGACGTCCGCGCCGGACTCGAGCGCGGCGACGGCGAGGGGCAGGTGCGCGCCGATCGGGGCCGCGATCACGACGACGTCGACGGGACCGTGCTCGCGGGCGGCGACGACGTCGGTCGCGACGGGGCTGCCACCGTCCGTCGCGGCGCCGAGCGTGGGGTCGACGACGGCGGTCAGCGTGCACACGCCCGAGGCGACCAGTCGGTCGATGTTCGCGCGGTGGTGCAGGCCGTACCCGCGCGCCCCGACGAGCACCACGCCCGGCAGGGTCATCGACCGGTGCCGATCCTGATGCGGGTCCGGCCGGG
It includes:
- a CDS encoding GAF domain-containing serine/threonine-protein kinase, with translation MGPSEGHEGRSPLLDGRYRLEAAIGQGGMSVVYRGVDESLHRPVAIKVFHAGIVDIARQEAELGVLASLEHHNLVSLLDAGIVTGQDGTQQRFIVMALVVGQDLEARLSVGPLASRHIAEIGYDMAEALHYIHAHGVVHRDIKPSNILLVDYGNDSDRARARLTDFGIALAAGVERLTADGVTTGTAAYLSPEQARGGDVGPASDVYSLGLVLLQCFTRRREFPGSLVESAVARLSRDPVVPEPLPEHWKQLLRAMTAQDPAARPLGAELVTLLRDVVIAETSGSDHVVDPTVDTAPMPAEPRPGTDAGSTGTGTGTGTRTGTDPDAARPATLDSLPNESLQRTTAMAARLFDAPIALVEVLDEDREWSQSYIAEGVDESARSISFRNGFAPVPIPVVIPDGSTHPEMQHSPLVTGPLGIRFYVSVPLVKHDGTAIGTLAVLDTRARQATEADLENLRDLAALAVTQLELRQESLRTTSESIPLGQRTGN
- a CDS encoding tetratricopeptide repeat protein; this translates as MTETHDATTTGREARGGDVTRLQAGDWEHQIAALWSDETVDDAARTARMRDLAARAPHPALGAFELGGALDSAGHEAEADVHYTAATAAGLADVDPVRAAQLVVQHASTLRNLGRVEEAIAMLRDAPEHPATGAAPRVFLALALHSAGRHDEALRVAIEAVEPTLPRYNRSVRAYAAALTEG
- a CDS encoding DUF6807 family protein, which translates into the protein MTLPGVVLVGARGYGLHHRANIDRLVASGVCTLTAVVDPTLGAATDGGSPVATDVVAAREHGPVDVVVIAAPIGAHLPLAVAALESGADVLLEKPPVTTREALASLLDAERRTGRVVQVGFQSLGSDALPAFRDGSLVGTVRSAAAVGTWTRSRAYWDRSGWAGRRRVGGVDVLDGVVTNPLAHAVATALALVGCRRAADVARVEVELYRANAIDGDDTSAVRVTSAAGLEATAALTLCGPSEVLPTVRVRGTTGSAVLHYTSDEVTVDGVTEAVGRTDLLENLLAHRSSGDELLVPLVSTGAFVEVLEAVRATEPVQIDHPWVTWEGEGPDRRPLVTDIEAIVDRAADERALFSEVGAPWAHTATDEVLQVLRVDGAEVATERDGAGTIATSSPRPYLHPVRTLGGSVVTAHHPADHDWHCGVGFAVPDVEGVNCWGGRTYVHGQGYVWRDDHGSVEVVHAEQHGGQHGGTTTQELVWRGPDRAVVLHEDRLLAWRTVDSGWELTWSSSFRSPGPHVVHLGGPGSNGRVGAGYGGFFWRFAACDDITVRTANAEGEDAVHGSVAPWVEWSAVFDGSPASIRLEALDHHDPWFVRAAEYPAVGSALAWQQPALVRPDIPLVRSFRATVADGLLPQR
- a CDS encoding family 43 glycosylhydrolase, with the translated sequence MRRSTKALLAIVTVAGLATTFLQAGADAVPALAAGTTSAPGGALTHQGGAAPTHQNPMALALPDGQTAASCADPTVIRGAGRDRNWYLYCTTDALTASEQNPDGSLVQHGVPTYRSTDLTHWTYVNDAFPTKPAWVGNANGIWAPDVVYRAGSHGSAGTWYLYYAASDTPTATAPTGGGSAVGVATSSSPTGPWTDSGGPVVAPGGRWEFDPEVITDGGSTYVYFGSYFGGVNVRRLTADGLRSDPSTERQIAIDNRYEGAYLMHHDGWWYFMGSATNCCNGALTGYGVFVARSRSPLGPFTDQDGVAITSTRVGGTPMLAQNGNRWVGTGHNTVVTDFAGQDWIVYHAVDRKDPYYAGQATYTKRPVLIDPLDWVRGWPVVRGGAGPSDTVQPGPVAQPGQRATYRASIATVDVPGRLIRSASTSFDGSALPPALTWTREPAASTWTVSGGAFRWQTQAADIHPPATPLASVLTEPAPRGDYVLQTTVAVDTPATGDGVNYVQGGLIVYGDDGNYVRLTSNSIFNTRQTEFGKEVSPQPAGAPNYGNMVVGPVGDRTTLRIVHRVVGGDDRYTAYTSVDGRHFVRGGTWTADLGSSPRVGLISLGGAGFTSTFDDLRVSTVRTADSAR
- a CDS encoding pyridoxal-dependent decarboxylase, encoding MDPSEYRRTLDRAAVHALDWITSLPDRTVRPELDVEGVLAALDRPLPAGPSDPAGVVDELAALAGPGLMAMPSGRFFGWVIGGTLPAAMGADWLVSAWDQNAAMRYPTPATAALEQVAGTWLLDVLGLPPESDVGFTTGATMANWTGLAAARAWVLDGVGWDVNTAGLTGAPQVTVLAGAERHTSLDLALRYLGFGTPTLVDADDQGRILVDDLRAHLDRVDGPVIACLQAGNLHSGAFDPMRAAIALAHEHGAWVHVDGAFGLWAAASPAFRAAVGGGSGSGPGSGDGEGSDGGAGSGLDGIETADSWATDAHKTLNVPYDCGVAIVSRPSVTRAALGTSTAYLIRDPADVSEPFDLVPEMSRRARGVPVWAALRQLGRSGVVDLVDGLVANARALADGLRALPGAQVVNDVVFTQVCVTFGSDERTRAVTARLIEEGAVWMSGSRWRGLDVLRISVSNWSTDDDDVRFAIEAVRRAVDATAR